One genomic window of Sebastes umbrosus isolate fSebUmb1 chromosome 15, fSebUmb1.pri, whole genome shotgun sequence includes the following:
- the LOC119503380 gene encoding replication protein A 32 kDa subunit-like isoform X1, whose amino-acid sequence MWNQACSQSPDGMTGQKAGIIKRTALQILPCTVSQLLAASQVSSDNFAICDLELNQVSVVGIIRGLAPFVTNIQYSVDDMTGPPLTVKQWVNTEDCAPMTYASPGTYVRVTGSLRSFNGQRSLLAMNIRCIEDPNEITSHTLEVVQAHMHLFGKAFDVNMNTTAASLSGRVLGHPEGLSPNDMSTIQSEVLQVLRGFSDCDPGIGFHELQTQLDYLSPRDIRASLTFLINEGHVFCTIDEHHFRSTEH is encoded by the exons ATGTGGAACCAAG CGTGCAGTCAGTCCCCTGATGGGATGACCGGCCAGAAAGCAGGGATAATAAAG AGGACAGCTCTTCAGATTTTGCCCTGCACAGTGTCTCAGCTGCTGGCTGCTTCTCAAGTCAGCAGTGATAACTTTGCAATCTGCGACTTGGAGCTCAACCAG GTGTCGGTAGTGGGCATCATCAGAGGATTGGCCCCCTTTGTGACAAACATCCAGTACTCTGTGGATGACATGACTGGTCCACCTTTAACTGTGAAGCAGTGGGTTAACACAGAG GACTGTGCTCCGATGACGTATGCCTCTCCTGGAACGTACGTGAGGGTGACGGGAAGTCTGCGCAGCTTCAAT ggtcaaaggtcattgcTGGCAATGAATATCCGTTGCATCGAGGACCCGAATGAGATCACATCCCACACGTTGGAAGTGGTACAAGCCCATATGCATCTTTTTGGAAAG GCGTTTGATGTGAATATGAACACCACTGCTGCCTCACTGTCTGGAAGAGTCCTCGGGCATCCTGAAGGCCTCTCGCCAAACGATATGTCCACCATCCAGAGTGAG GTGTTGCAGGTACTTAGGGGGTTCTCTGACTGCGACCCCGGCATCGGTTTCCATGAACTGCAGACTCAGCTGGACTACCTCAGTCCGAGAGACATCAG AGCGTCCTTGACCTTTCTGATAAATGAAGGTCACGTCTTCTGTACCATTGATGAGCATCATTTCAGGTCGACGGAACATTAG
- the LOC119503380 gene encoding replication protein A 32 kDa subunit-like isoform X2 has protein sequence MAAVRRAEVSVVGIIRGLAPFVTNIQYSVDDMTGPPLTVKQWVNTEDCAPMTYASPGTYVRVTGSLRSFNGQRSLLAMNIRCIEDPNEITSHTLEVVQAHMHLFGKAFDVNMNTTAASLSGRVLGHPEGLSPNDMSTIQSEVLQVLRGFSDCDPGIGFHELQTQLDYLSPRDIRASLTFLINEGHVFCTIDEHHFRSTEH, from the exons atggctgcggTGAGAAGGGCTGAG GTGTCGGTAGTGGGCATCATCAGAGGATTGGCCCCCTTTGTGACAAACATCCAGTACTCTGTGGATGACATGACTGGTCCACCTTTAACTGTGAAGCAGTGGGTTAACACAGAG GACTGTGCTCCGATGACGTATGCCTCTCCTGGAACGTACGTGAGGGTGACGGGAAGTCTGCGCAGCTTCAAT ggtcaaaggtcattgcTGGCAATGAATATCCGTTGCATCGAGGACCCGAATGAGATCACATCCCACACGTTGGAAGTGGTACAAGCCCATATGCATCTTTTTGGAAAG GCGTTTGATGTGAATATGAACACCACTGCTGCCTCACTGTCTGGAAGAGTCCTCGGGCATCCTGAAGGCCTCTCGCCAAACGATATGTCCACCATCCAGAGTGAG GTGTTGCAGGTACTTAGGGGGTTCTCTGACTGCGACCCCGGCATCGGTTTCCATGAACTGCAGACTCAGCTGGACTACCTCAGTCCGAGAGACATCAG AGCGTCCTTGACCTTTCTGATAAATGAAGGTCACGTCTTCTGTACCATTGATGAGCATCATTTCAGGTCGACGGAACATTAG